One window of the Ureibacillus sp. FSL W7-1570 genome contains the following:
- a CDS encoding YggS family pyridoxal phosphate-dependent enzyme yields the protein MASIRENLEIIQQRIEDAKTRAHRKDDHIQIIAVTKQVSVERTKEALEAGIIHLGENRPEGLLAKKEAIQDQAIWHYIGTLQSRKVKKVINEIDYLHSLDRMSLAEEIEKRAVNPVKCFVQVNVSGEESKHGLSKEEVIPFIQSLEKFSKIQVVGLMTMAPNTDDKEVIRKVFRGLKELQQEIANLNLPYAPCQELSMGMSNDYEIAIEEGATFIRIGTALVG from the coding sequence ATGGCTAGCATTCGGGAAAACTTGGAAATTATACAGCAAAGAATAGAAGACGCAAAAACAAGGGCACATCGAAAAGATGATCATATTCAAATAATCGCGGTAACAAAACAAGTTTCGGTTGAACGAACAAAAGAAGCATTGGAAGCCGGCATCATCCATCTCGGAGAAAATCGTCCGGAAGGGTTGCTCGCAAAAAAAGAAGCGATTCAAGATCAAGCCATCTGGCATTATATTGGCACTTTGCAATCAAGAAAAGTAAAAAAAGTCATCAATGAAATCGATTATTTGCACTCTTTGGACCGTATGAGCTTGGCGGAAGAAATTGAGAAGCGGGCTGTAAACCCGGTAAAATGTTTTGTTCAAGTCAATGTATCCGGCGAAGAATCCAAACATGGTTTAAGCAAGGAAGAAGTGATACCATTTATTCAATCTTTGGAAAAGTTCAGCAAGATTCAGGTTGTCGGTTTAATGACGATGGCGCCAAATACGGATGACAAAGAAGTGATTCGGAAAGTCTTTCGTGGATTGAAAGAATTACAACAAGAGATTGCAAATTTAAATTTGCCCTACGCACCTTGTCAAGAATTATCGATGGGTATGTCCAACGATTACGAGATTGCGATTGAAGAAGGGGCCACATTTATTCGGATCGGAACAGCTCTTGTTGGATAG
- a CDS encoding cell division protein SepF produces the protein MGMFSKIKNFFYLEEEEEQVQPSMNEPVALPQETVTRKTTKKIVNSHGEEKTLNVINIQSANALKNAKVVIVEPRVYAEAQDISEHLKNKRAIIVNLQRIDREAGLRIIDFLSGTVYALGGDIQRIGDNIFLCTPDNVEVQGEISGYFYDDI, from the coding sequence ATGGGCATGTTCAGCAAAATAAAAAATTTCTTTTACTTGGAAGAAGAAGAAGAGCAAGTTCAACCATCAATGAATGAACCGGTCGCATTGCCGCAAGAGACTGTAACAAGAAAAACAACGAAAAAAATCGTCAATAGCCATGGCGAAGAAAAAACGTTGAATGTCATCAACATTCAATCGGCCAATGCTTTGAAAAATGCCAAAGTCGTCATTGTTGAACCAAGAGTGTATGCAGAAGCGCAGGACATCTCTGAACATTTGAAAAATAAACGTGCCATCATCGTCAATCTTCAGCGGATTGACCGTGAAGCAGGATTGCGAATTATTGATTTTTTGAGCGGAACCGTCTATGCTTTAGGTGGAGATATTCAACGTATCGGTGATAACATCTTCCTATGCACACCGGACAACGTGGAAGTGCAAGGCGAAATATCCGGATACTTTTATGACGATATATGA
- a CDS encoding YggT family protein has translation MDITDIISFAFRIYTLMLIIYILMSWIPASRDTALGQFLEKLCEPYLGFFRKFIPPIGMIDFSPIIALIVLTFIEQGIYNLLHMLFY, from the coding sequence ATGGACATAACAGATATTATATCTTTTGCTTTCAGAATTTATACGCTAATGTTGATCATTTACATTTTAATGTCATGGATACCTGCATCCAGGGATACAGCTTTGGGACAATTTTTGGAAAAATTGTGCGAACCTTATTTGGGATTTTTCCGTAAATTCATTCCTCCAATTGGAATGATCGATTTTTCTCCGATTATCGCTTTAATTGTGCTGACATTTATCGAGCAGGGAATTTATAATTTGTTGCATATGCTATTTTATTAA
- a CDS encoding YlmH/Sll1252 family protein: MQNIMQHFRKDEHPFIERVIEWKKEVEDRYAPKLTAFLDPRELHIVQSIVGNHDGLSVYGEGMFQEAERKRVYIAPSYFIPTMEDYDITVLQLTFPSKFVQLKHPDVLGALLSLGIDRKHFGDIRIAEETIQFACTSEIASYVKTNLKKVGKIHVRIQELENMDQLIPPQGEWKEQRLTVSSMRLDAVLSSSFNLSRQKSQNLIRGSKVKVNFALCEETAFELQEGDLVSCRGYGRFKIDGIEGRTKKEKIRLVISQIERK; encoded by the coding sequence ATGCAAAATATTATGCAACATTTTCGCAAAGATGAGCATCCTTTTATTGAAAGGGTCATCGAGTGGAAAAAAGAAGTGGAAGATCGCTACGCCCCTAAATTGACCGCTTTTTTGGATCCACGGGAACTTCATATTGTTCAGTCCATTGTGGGCAATCATGACGGACTATCCGTTTATGGCGAAGGAATGTTTCAGGAAGCGGAGAGGAAAAGGGTTTATATCGCTCCTTCTTATTTTATTCCGACAATGGAAGATTACGACATTACCGTTTTACAGTTGACCTTTCCATCCAAGTTTGTCCAATTGAAGCATCCGGATGTGTTAGGTGCATTGCTTTCCCTTGGAATTGACCGGAAACACTTCGGTGATATCCGCATTGCCGAGGAAACGATCCAGTTTGCCTGTACATCGGAAATCGCCTCGTATGTAAAAACAAACTTAAAAAAAGTGGGAAAAATTCATGTCCGGATCCAAGAACTTGAAAACATGGATCAACTGATTCCTCCGCAAGGGGAATGGAAGGAGCAACGGCTGACGGTATCTTCCATGAGACTGGATGCGGTTTTATCAAGCAGTTTTAATCTTTCGAGGCAAAAATCCCAAAACTTGATCCGGGGAAGCAAAGTAAAAGTGAACTTTGCCCTTTGCGAAGAAACGGCTTTTGAACTGCAAGAGGGTGATTTGGTCTCCTGCCGGGGATATGGACGTTTCAAAATTGATGGAATCGAAGGGCGAACGAAGAAGGAGAAGATCCGATTAGTCATCAGTCAAATCGAGAGAAAGTGA
- a CDS encoding DivIVA domain-containing protein, with protein sequence MPLSPLDIHNKEFTRSFRGYAEDEVNEFLDQIIKDYELLLREKKELEDKVKQMTEQMEHFNTMEETLQKSIVVAQEAAEEVRRNAQQEAKLIIKEAEKNADRIVNEALAKARKITIEIDALKKQSKVFRNRFKMLVEAQLDLLNSDDWDHLMEYDVGLTEIQEQFKQDDDEEYYRKSATEQEKL encoded by the coding sequence ATGCCACTATCACCTCTTGATATACATAATAAAGAATTTACGAGGTCTTTCCGAGGCTATGCGGAAGACGAGGTCAATGAATTTTTGGACCAGATTATTAAAGATTATGAGCTCTTGCTCCGGGAGAAAAAAGAGCTGGAAGATAAAGTGAAACAAATGACGGAACAAATGGAACACTTCAATACGATGGAAGAAACGCTCCAAAAATCCATTGTCGTTGCACAAGAGGCTGCGGAAGAAGTGCGCAGAAATGCCCAGCAAGAGGCAAAGCTCATCATTAAGGAAGCGGAAAAAAATGCGGACCGCATTGTGAATGAAGCGTTGGCCAAAGCGCGCAAAATTACGATTGAAATCGACGCTTTGAAAAAACAGTCCAAAGTATTCCGCAACCGTTTCAAAATGTTGGTGGAAGCCCAATTGGACTTGCTGAATTCCGATGATTGGGATCATTTAATGGAGTATGATGTGGGCCTTACGGAAATACAAGAGCAATTCAAGCAGGATGACGATGAAGAATATTATAGAAAAAGTGCGACTGAGCAGGAAAAATTGTAA
- the ileS gene encoding isoleucine--tRNA ligase produces MVEYKDTLLMPKTDFPMRGNLPVNEPKIQAKWAEMDINKLVLERTKGRPEFVLHDGPPYANGDIHIGHALNKIIKDMINRHRSMTGYHVPYIPGWDTHGLPIEHALTKKGVNRKEMSVAEFRKLCEEYAYEQIENQKAQFKRLGVRGDWENPYITLKPEFEARQIEVFGRMAEKGYIYKGLKPVYWSPSSESALAEAEIEYKDVKSPSIYVSFEIKDAKGVVPENAKFIIWTTTPWTIPANLGISVNPEFTYAVVKVDGNLYIIAKELIENVSKEIGWEQVEIVQEVKGQQLEYIVAKHPFYDRDSLVMVGEHVTLDAGTGCVHTAPGHGEDDYIVGKKYGLDVLSPIDDRGCYTNEAPGFEGMFYDDANKVVTEKLKEVGALLKLNFFTHSYPHDWRTKKPVIFRATPQWFCSIEPFRDQLLEAIENTTFTPSWGKIRLYNMIRDRGDWCISRQRAWGVPIPVFYAENGEEIITPETIAHVANLFREHGSNIWFEREAKDLLPEGFTHPGSPNGKFTKEKDIMDVWFDSGSTHQGVLVERGMKYPADLYLEGSDQYRGWFNSSLITSVAINGFAPYKGILSHGFVLDGEGRKMSKSLGNVIVPEQVMKQYGADILRLWVASVDYTGDVRISVDLLKQISEVYRKIRNTLRYLHGNLFDFDPKRDRVPYENLREVDQYMYMRLQEVLKQVRAAYDRYDFSAVYHSINNFVSVELSAFYLDVAKDVVYIEAPNNPARRAMQSVMYDCLLTLLKILTPILPHTTDELWSYLNEEEPSVQLTDFPEVDERSNFKELKEKWSKVMDIRDEVLKALEEARNEKVIGKPLDAKVVVYTDDEEVLSLLNDEKVDFKQISLVSQFVVAGSRKDAPENAIALEKTSIAVEKADGEKCERCWSYSETVGQNEKHPTLCSRCAEIVINHYE; encoded by the coding sequence ATGGTAGAGTACAAAGATACGTTATTAATGCCGAAAACCGATTTTCCGATGAGAGGAAATCTGCCGGTCAACGAACCAAAAATCCAAGCAAAATGGGCGGAAATGGATATTAACAAGCTGGTGTTGGAGCGTACGAAAGGCCGTCCGGAATTCGTATTGCATGATGGCCCTCCATATGCCAACGGAGATATTCATATCGGCCACGCATTGAATAAAATCATCAAAGATATGATCAACCGCCACCGTTCCATGACAGGATACCATGTTCCTTATATTCCTGGTTGGGATACCCACGGACTTCCGATCGAGCATGCTTTGACGAAAAAAGGCGTGAACCGCAAAGAAATGTCGGTTGCCGAATTCCGCAAACTTTGCGAAGAATATGCCTACGAACAAATCGAAAATCAAAAGGCCCAATTCAAGCGTTTAGGCGTACGTGGTGATTGGGAAAATCCTTACATTACATTAAAACCTGAATTCGAAGCCCGCCAAATTGAAGTGTTCGGCCGCATGGCGGAGAAAGGGTACATTTACAAAGGGTTGAAACCTGTTTACTGGTCTCCTTCTTCCGAGTCTGCATTGGCGGAAGCGGAAATTGAATATAAAGATGTGAAATCACCTTCCATTTACGTGAGCTTTGAAATCAAAGACGCAAAAGGTGTTGTTCCTGAAAATGCAAAATTCATCATCTGGACAACTACCCCTTGGACAATTCCGGCCAACTTAGGAATTTCCGTCAACCCTGAATTTACTTATGCCGTTGTGAAAGTGGATGGCAACTTATATATCATTGCAAAAGAATTGATTGAAAATGTTTCAAAAGAAATTGGATGGGAACAAGTTGAAATCGTTCAAGAAGTGAAAGGCCAACAATTGGAATACATTGTGGCGAAACATCCATTCTATGACCGCGATTCTTTAGTCATGGTAGGGGAACACGTCACATTGGATGCAGGTACCGGATGCGTTCACACAGCGCCCGGCCACGGGGAAGACGACTATATCGTAGGGAAAAAATACGGTTTGGATGTATTGAGCCCAATCGATGACCGGGGCTGCTATACAAATGAAGCCCCAGGATTTGAAGGCATGTTCTATGATGATGCCAATAAAGTGGTGACTGAAAAATTAAAAGAGGTCGGAGCTTTATTAAAATTAAATTTCTTTACGCACTCCTATCCACATGACTGGCGTACGAAAAAACCGGTGATTTTCCGTGCAACGCCGCAATGGTTCTGTTCAATCGAGCCGTTCCGTGATCAGTTATTGGAAGCGATTGAAAATACAACATTTACTCCTAGCTGGGGTAAAATCCGCCTTTACAACATGATCCGTGACCGCGGAGACTGGTGCATTTCCCGTCAACGGGCTTGGGGTGTGCCAATTCCGGTATTCTATGCTGAAAATGGCGAGGAGATTATTACGCCGGAAACGATTGCTCATGTGGCCAATTTATTCCGTGAACACGGTTCCAATATCTGGTTTGAAAGAGAAGCGAAAGATTTATTGCCTGAAGGTTTCACGCATCCAGGAAGCCCGAATGGAAAATTCACGAAAGAAAAAGACATTATGGACGTTTGGTTCGACTCCGGTTCCACTCATCAAGGCGTGCTTGTGGAACGGGGCATGAAATATCCTGCCGACCTTTATTTGGAAGGTTCCGACCAATATCGTGGATGGTTCAACTCATCTTTGATTACATCGGTTGCCATCAACGGCTTTGCACCATATAAAGGCATTCTGTCCCACGGCTTCGTTCTTGATGGCGAAGGACGTAAAATGAGTAAATCTCTTGGAAATGTCATTGTTCCTGAACAAGTAATGAAACAGTATGGTGCGGACATTCTCCGTTTGTGGGTGGCTTCTGTGGACTATACAGGCGATGTGCGCATTTCGGTGGATTTATTGAAACAAATTTCCGAAGTATACCGTAAAATCCGGAATACGCTTCGTTATTTACACGGAAATTTATTTGATTTTGATCCGAAAAGAGACCGTGTACCATATGAAAACTTACGAGAAGTGGATCAATATATGTACATGCGCTTGCAGGAAGTATTGAAACAAGTGCGCGCCGCTTATGACCGGTATGACTTCTCTGCGGTTTACCATTCCATCAACAACTTCGTTTCTGTTGAATTGTCTGCATTCTATTTGGATGTGGCAAAAGACGTCGTTTATATCGAAGCGCCAAACAATCCAGCTCGCCGTGCGATGCAATCAGTGATGTACGATTGCTTGCTCACATTGTTGAAAATCTTGACACCGATCCTTCCGCATACAACGGATGAATTGTGGTCTTATTTAAATGAGGAAGAGCCGTCTGTACAATTGACAGACTTCCCGGAAGTGGATGAACGCAGCAACTTTAAAGAACTCAAAGAAAAATGGAGTAAAGTGATGGACATCCGCGATGAAGTGCTTAAAGCCCTTGAAGAAGCGCGTAATGAAAAAGTCATCGGTAAACCATTGGATGCCAAAGTGGTGGTTTATACAGATGATGAAGAAGTATTGTCATTATTGAATGATGAAAAAGTCGATTTCAAACAAATTTCCCTTGTATCTCAATTTGTGGTTGCCGGAAGCAGAAAAGATGCCCCTGAAAATGCGATTGCATTAGAAAAAACATCCATCGCTGTAGAAAAAGCGGATGGGGAAAAATGCGAGCGCTGCTGGTCTTACTCTGAAACGGTCGGCCAAAACGAAAAACATCCGACATTATGTTCCCGCTGCGCTGAAATTGTGATCAATCATTACGAATAA
- the lspA gene encoding signal peptidase II, with protein sequence MFKYYSLALFVIIMDQLTKWFIVKNMEVGDRIAIWDPWLGILSHRNRGAAWGMLQGQMWIFYLVTLIVVIAVIYYFHKEGKNKPLLGISLMILLGGAIGNFIDRVFRGEVVDFIDVFIPIINYDFPIFNVADAALTISVIMLIIALFKEDQNGKKKVEQ encoded by the coding sequence GTGTTTAAATACTACAGTTTAGCACTTTTCGTCATTATAATGGATCAGCTTACAAAATGGTTTATCGTAAAAAATATGGAAGTAGGGGATCGAATCGCAATTTGGGATCCTTGGCTTGGCATCTTAAGCCACCGGAACCGGGGGGCTGCCTGGGGAATGCTCCAAGGGCAAATGTGGATCTTTTATCTGGTTACACTCATTGTGGTGATTGCGGTAATTTATTATTTTCATAAAGAAGGGAAAAATAAGCCATTGCTAGGCATCAGCTTAATGATTTTATTGGGCGGGGCGATTGGCAACTTTATTGATCGGGTTTTCCGCGGAGAAGTTGTTGATTTTATTGATGTGTTCATTCCGATCATCAATTATGATTTTCCAATTTTTAATGTTGCCGATGCAGCGTTGACGATTTCAGTCATCATGCTAATCATTGCATTGTTTAAGGAAGATCAAAACGGAAAGAAAAAGGTGGAACAATGA
- a CDS encoding RluA family pseudouridine synthase: MTVTITIEAAYAGERLDKALSTIQGEWSRTQISNWIEDGLVTVNGKEVKAKYKVKEGDVVEVEVPEPEELEVIPENIDLDIVYEDSDVIVVNKPKGMVVHPAPGHMTGTLVNGLMYHCKDLSGINGILRPGIVHRIDKDTSGLLMVAKNDMAHNGLVEQLMNKTVKRKYTALVHGHIPHNKGTIDAPIGRDPKDRQKQTVVDNGKEAITHFEVIERIGGKYTLVECRLETGRTHQIRVHMKYIGYPLVGDPKYGPKKTIDFGGQALHAGVLGFVHPRTKEYLEFEVPLPDDFVNLLEQLRKEG, translated from the coding sequence ATGACAGTAACAATCACGATTGAAGCAGCATACGCAGGAGAACGGCTTGATAAAGCGTTATCTACAATTCAAGGGGAATGGTCCCGGACACAAATTTCCAACTGGATTGAAGATGGCCTTGTAACGGTAAATGGCAAGGAAGTAAAGGCCAAATATAAAGTCAAAGAAGGGGACGTTGTCGAAGTCGAAGTTCCTGAACCGGAAGAACTGGAAGTCATCCCTGAAAATATAGACTTGGATATTGTGTATGAGGATTCGGATGTCATAGTGGTGAACAAGCCAAAGGGAATGGTGGTTCACCCTGCTCCAGGGCATATGACAGGGACATTGGTGAATGGATTGATGTATCATTGCAAAGATTTATCCGGAATTAATGGCATCCTTCGCCCGGGAATTGTTCACCGCATCGATAAAGATACTTCAGGATTGTTGATGGTTGCCAAAAATGACATGGCCCATAACGGTCTTGTCGAACAGTTGATGAATAAAACGGTGAAAAGAAAATATACCGCATTAGTTCATGGACATATTCCCCATAATAAGGGGACCATTGATGCACCAATCGGCCGGGATCCGAAAGATCGCCAAAAACAGACGGTGGTAGATAATGGAAAAGAAGCCATTACCCACTTCGAAGTAATTGAACGGATCGGCGGTAAATATACGCTGGTGGAGTGCCGATTGGAAACAGGCCGCACCCACCAAATTCGCGTTCATATGAAATATATCGGTTATCCTTTGGTGGGAGACCCGAAATATGGTCCGAAGAAAACCATCGATTTTGGCGGACAGGCATTGCATGCGGGGGTTTTGGGATTTGTTCATCCCAGAACGAAGGAATATCTGGAATTTGAAGTGCCATTGCCGGATGATTTTGTGAACTTACTTGAACAATTAAGAAAAGAAGGTTGA
- the pyrR gene encoding bifunctional pyr operon transcriptional regulator/uracil phosphoribosyltransferase PyrR, protein MAEVTELLDAQAMNRALTRIAHEIIERNKGIDKVILVGIRTRGTYLARRLAEKIEKIEGKKVRTGELDITLYRDDLSTKFVGDEPKVQQVDIDYVVNDQKIVLVDDVLYTGRTVRAALDAVMDLGRPAQIQLAVLIDRGHRELPIRADYVGKNIPTSSSERIVVQVTEVDGKDQVTLHKTN, encoded by the coding sequence ATGGCCGAAGTGACAGAATTGTTGGATGCCCAGGCCATGAACAGGGCGCTCACAAGAATTGCTCACGAAATTATTGAGCGCAATAAAGGGATCGATAAAGTCATTCTGGTAGGCATAAGAACCCGCGGAACCTATCTCGCGAGGAGATTGGCTGAGAAGATCGAAAAAATTGAAGGGAAAAAGGTTCGCACCGGCGAGTTGGACATTACATTATACCGCGATGATTTATCCACAAAATTTGTTGGTGACGAGCCGAAAGTTCAACAAGTGGATATTGATTATGTTGTGAACGATCAAAAGATTGTGCTTGTGGATGATGTGCTTTATACAGGAAGAACTGTTAGGGCGGCTTTGGATGCTGTGATGGATTTGGGACGGCCAGCCCAAATTCAATTGGCGGTATTAATCGATAGAGGACATAGAGAGTTGCCGATTCGCGCAGATTATGTAGGAAAGAACATTCCGACATCAAGTTCAGAGAGAATCGTTGTTCAAGTCACAGAAGTAGATGGGAAAGATCAGGTAACTTTACACAAAACAAATTAA
- a CDS encoding solute carrier family 23 protein, with translation MTNKVIDIHEKPPGGQLITLSFQHMFAMFGSTILVPQLVGLSPAIALLTSGIATIIFLLVTQFKVPAYLGSSFAFITPMLLVSGGLDPEGAAVHPGNAMIGAMAVGLVYAVVSLLIYKSGYKWIMRLLPAVVVGPVIMVIGLGLAGTAVDMAMNISVEQLNPDTGETELVKQYSGWHFSAALVTLFAAIIFNVYFKNILSAMPILLGLVVGYIYSAIIGIVDFTKVKEASWFALPDFLIPGVHYEFHVTTNILLAMVPIVIVTISEHIGHQLVLGKIVERNYIKDPGLHRSILGDGLGTFVSALIGGPPKTTYGENIGVLGITKVYSVYVIMGAACIAILLSFFGKAMALVQTIPTSVLGGISILLFGIIASSGLRMIVDNKVDFGKNRNMVIASVILVVGIGGAAIRFSETFSIEGMALAAIIGVILNLVLPGRDKNIEEFE, from the coding sequence ATGACAAACAAAGTTATTGATATTCATGAAAAGCCGCCTGGTGGACAGTTAATCACATTAAGTTTTCAGCACATGTTTGCAATGTTTGGTTCAACGATTTTAGTGCCGCAATTGGTTGGATTGAGCCCGGCGATTGCGCTTTTAACAAGTGGTATTGCTACAATCATCTTTTTGCTTGTAACACAATTTAAAGTGCCCGCTTATTTGGGTTCATCCTTTGCTTTTATTACACCGATGCTGTTGGTATCCGGGGGATTGGATCCGGAAGGCGCCGCAGTACATCCTGGAAACGCCATGATTGGTGCAATGGCAGTCGGTTTGGTTTATGCCGTCGTTTCTTTACTGATTTATAAAAGTGGTTACAAGTGGATTATGAGATTATTGCCGGCTGTTGTGGTTGGTCCGGTCATCATGGTAATCGGACTTGGACTTGCAGGTACAGCGGTGGACATGGCAATGAATATTTCCGTTGAGCAATTGAATCCTGATACAGGTGAAACGGAACTGGTAAAACAATATAGCGGTTGGCATTTTTCCGCAGCTTTGGTGACTTTGTTTGCGGCGATTATTTTCAATGTGTACTTTAAAAATATTCTTAGCGCGATGCCGATCCTTTTAGGGCTGGTCGTTGGATACATATATTCCGCAATCATTGGTATCGTGGATTTTACAAAAGTGAAAGAAGCATCATGGTTCGCTTTGCCGGACTTTTTAATCCCTGGCGTCCATTATGAGTTTCATGTAACGACAAACATTTTATTGGCAATGGTTCCAATCGTTATCGTAACGATTTCAGAACATATCGGACACCAATTGGTTTTAGGAAAAATCGTTGAACGGAATTATATTAAAGATCCAGGATTGCACCGTTCCATCCTTGGGGACGGACTTGGAACATTTGTCAGTGCGTTAATCGGTGGTCCTCCAAAAACGACTTACGGTGAAAATATCGGTGTATTAGGGATTACAAAAGTGTATTCGGTGTATGTGATAATGGGAGCAGCTTGTATCGCCATCTTGCTTTCATTCTTTGGAAAAGCGATGGCGCTCGTACAAACAATTCCGACATCCGTACTTGGCGGCATTTCCATCTTATTGTTCGGTATTATCGCCTCCAGCGGTCTCCGCATGATTGTTGATAATAAAGTGGATTTCGGCAAAAACCGCAACATGGTCATCGCTTCAGTCATTCTGGTAGTTGGAATCGGCGGTGCGGCCATCCGGTTCTCCGAAACGTTTTCGATTGAAGGTATGGCACTTGCGGCGATTATCGGTGTAATCCTAAACTTGGTTCTTCCAGGCAGAGATAAAAATATAGAAGAATTTGAATAA
- a CDS encoding aspartate carbamoyltransferase catalytic subunit, whose product MKNLLSMEHLTNDEVMAILERAREFENGAEPKLDRSYYVANLFFEPSTRTKTSFEMAERKIGCTVIPFEAGFSSMLKGETLYDTVKTLEMIGLDAVVIRAKEDEYYRELLEGINVSVINAGDGTGQHPSQSLLDLYTIYKEFGRFEGLTVTIVGDVSHSRVAKSNAIALSRLGVKVNFLCPPEWAGKFEAQHSWDGLLEESDVIMLLRIQHERHDVPFSKESYHQEYGLTIEREKQMKDHAIIMHPAPVNRGVEIASELVECERSRIFHQIRNGVFVRMAILETILKER is encoded by the coding sequence ATGAAGAATCTACTTTCAATGGAACATTTAACTAACGATGAAGTAATGGCAATTTTAGAAAGGGCAAGGGAGTTTGAAAACGGTGCTGAACCAAAGTTGGACCGCTCCTATTATGTGGCCAATCTATTCTTTGAACCGAGCACCCGCACGAAAACCAGTTTCGAAATGGCGGAAAGAAAAATCGGTTGTACCGTCATTCCATTTGAAGCCGGATTTTCAAGCATGTTAAAAGGGGAAACATTGTACGACACAGTGAAAACCTTGGAAATGATCGGCCTTGATGCGGTAGTGATCCGCGCCAAAGAAGATGAGTATTATCGCGAATTGCTTGAAGGAATCAATGTCAGTGTCATAAACGCCGGCGATGGAACCGGGCAGCATCCATCCCAAAGTTTATTGGATTTATACACGATTTATAAGGAATTCGGCCGGTTTGAAGGATTGACTGTCACAATTGTTGGCGATGTTTCCCATAGCCGGGTAGCCAAATCCAATGCGATTGCGTTGAGCCGGCTTGGAGTGAAAGTGAATTTCCTTTGTCCGCCGGAATGGGCAGGCAAATTTGAGGCGCAGCACTCTTGGGACGGTCTGCTGGAAGAAAGCGATGTAATCATGTTGCTCCGAATTCAGCATGAACGGCATGACGTACCTTTCTCAAAAGAAAGTTATCATCAAGAATACGGGCTGACGATTGAACGGGAAAAGCAGATGAAAGACCATGCCATCATCATGCATCCCGCACCGGTCAACCGGGGAGTGGAAATTGCCTCAGAATTAGTGGAATGTGAACGTTCAAGAATTTTCCATCAAATTCGGAACGGCGTATTTGTTCGTATGGCGATTCTGGAAACAATTTTGAAGGAGAGATAA